A stretch of Komagataella phaffii GS115 chromosome 2, complete sequence DNA encodes these proteins:
- a CDS encoding Protein with a role in cellular adhesion and filamentous growth encodes MRLLLCMLLLSIKMVEGFYLPGVAPTTYSRNDSVPLLVNHITPSLKTSSKKYVYSYDYYFPRFHFCKPDGGPHKQSESLGAIIFGDRIFNSPFEISMLENKTCETLCSPTYSKTDALFVNKNIRAGFKHNWLIDGLPVAQKMNDTKTNTEFYGSGFDLGSIDSDMRPNLYNHYELHIEYHQRGDNEFRIVGVTVLPFSLDYGDNTSTCNADLSNFSPVSLNIHHDTKVTFTYSVFFIPSETAWATRWDKYLHVYDPKIQWFALVNFSVIVLLLSIIMSHILVRSLRNDIRKYNEVDLDEDVMDETGWKLIHGDVFRAPKKKLILCVLVGSGVQMLLMAFTTTFFALLGLLSPSNRGSLSTVMIIFYATFGSVGSFVSANLYKTFQGEDWKKNMLLNPVLVPGAIFLVFIGLNFVLIAVHSSGAVPIGTLFAIVFIWFIFSVPLSVAGSFFGSKKTIFINPTKVNQIPRQIPPQPWYLRTYMLALLAGVFPFGAISIEMYFIYSSLWFNRIYYMFGFLFFCFILMLATTILVTVLLMYYTLCNENYHWQWKSFFVGAGISVYVFVHALLLSKFRLSGLASTLLYVGYSLLMSAAMGLICGSVAFLAVMLFIFKIYSQIKID; translated from the coding sequence ATGCGATTGTTATTATGCATGTTGCTGCTTTCGATAAAGATGGTCGAAGGCTTCTATCTACCAGGGGTTGCTCCCACCACTTATAGCAGAAATGATTCTGTTCCACTACTGGTGAACCATATCACTCCCTCACTAAAAACTTCCTCCAAAAAATACGTTTATTCTTACGATTATTATTTTCCTCGGTTTCACTTCTGCAAACCAGATGGCGGGCCTCATAAGCAATCTGAATCACTGGGAGCTATAATTTTTGGTGACCGTATCTTCAACTCGCCCTTTGAGATCAGTATGTTGGAGAACAAAACTTGCGAGACTCTTTGCTCTCCCACGTATTCAAAAACAGACGCCTTATTTGTCAATAAAAACATTAGAGCTGGTTTCAAACACAACTGGTTAATTGATGGCTTGCCTGTTGCtcaaaaaatgaatgaCACAAAGACCAACACAGAGTTTTATGGATCTGGATTTGACCTCGGAAGCATAGATTCAGACATGCGTCCAAACTTGTACAATCATTATGAACTGCATATTGAATACCATCAGCGTGGAGATAATGAGTTCAGAATAGTTGGTGTGACTGTATTACCGTTTTCATTAGATTACGGGGATAATACTTCAACCTGCAATGCCGACCTAAGCAATTTTTCACCTGTTAGTTTGAACATTCACCATGATACTAAAGTCACGTTCACGTATTCTGTATTTTTCATCCCCTCAGAAACAGCATGGGCTACTCGCTGGGATAAGTATCTTCACGTATACGATCCCAAAATTCAGTGGTTTGCTTTGGTCAACTTTTCAGTGATTGTTTTGCTACTATCTATTATAATGTCGCATATTCTTGTTAGAAGCTTACGAAATGATATTCGCAAATACAACGAAGTTGATCTAGATGAAGATGTTATGGATGAAACCGGATGGAAATTGATTCATGGAGATGTGTTCAGGGCACCTAAGAAAAAACTAATCTTGTGCGTTTTAGTTGGTTCTGGAGTCCAGATGCTGTTAATGGCCTTCACCACTACATTTTTTGCCTTGCTAGGACTACTATCTCCTTCAAATAGGGGCTCTTTATCCACGGTAATGATCATATTTTATGCCACATTTGGATCGGTGGGATCATTTGTATCTGCCAATCTTTATAAGACCTTCCAAGGTGAAGACTGGAAGAAAAACATGCTCCTCAATCCAGTTCTTGTACCTGGCGCCATATTTCTGGTCTTTATTGGTTTAAACTTTGTACTCATTGCCGTGCACTCCTCGGGCGCCGTTCCCATTGGAACACTATTTGCTATTGTATTCATTTGGTTCATTTTTAGCGTGCCTTTGTCCGTGGCAggttctttttttggtaGTAAGAAAACTATTTTCATTAATCCAACAAAAGTGAATCAAATTCCAAGACAAATACCTCCGCAACCATGGTATTTGAGGACTTACATGCTTGCACTGCTTGCTGGTGTGTTTCCATTTGGTGCCATCTCTATTGAGATGTATTTCATTTATTCTTCCTTGTGGTTCAACAGAATATATTACATGTTTGGATTCCTATTCTTCTGCTTTATACTGATGCTAGCAACGACTATCCTAGTGACAGTCTTGCTAATGTACTACACTTTATGCAATGAGAACTACCACTGGCAGTGgaaatctttctttgttggTGCAGGAATCTCTGTATATGTCTTCGTACATGCTCTACTTCTATCTAAGTTTAGATTAAGTGGGCTGGCGTCTACTTTGTTGTATGTTGGCTACTCGTTATTGATGAGTGCGGCTATGGGGTTGATTTGCGGGAGTGTTGCATTTCTTGCAGTGATGCTAtttattttcaaaatttATTCTCAGATCAAAATTGACTGA
- a CDS encoding Subunit of TRAPP (transport protein particle) encodes MELTLVNLQKRFDRVESDDFSPFSVSIAVILHGFSPRVSISSTQLSDDIAKRFGFNNILQLMQYFQDDNIDSTQEVSIRFIESISDMPLQSFQTNEELFDLEEFHSSIYDMLKLIDQQLAETAVEAERSRLYKSVSLRFLSKILGGHTLSNFETFSHPIFQLFVLTTQDDCQSIGALYTQWKGTKVPFWVDLKEINPLCIIIVDLSIETDFQQGLWLRDSLKNKFGLSSLILSLNPNDKTKNLNETTIKRSVFAFSSHPEIMIIPKTLQEDIHGFYKHLTTKVVFPFMEKKVNEWHENLIVPRKSFSNRFWKGSKRSIETFSEQERQQGIDENGFNAVQGYYHHKSQEFKIRRLADWYFMMRDYKKSYTTYDLLKKDFLKDRSWTYLASLQDFMIFSLLIGASSKQASVPNEGNGNTVGITNKIINDLILPTIENLHYTYLSRCSLRTNTLRSCILMSELFISMGEAFMNELYLVQSIKLLRKLLSMKILQGSALAVIYQHISFAYTIYSRPLNHQEVSRPSDKLRIKNIDMEKLGLTRHRKASLWLLLAIKIIDPFQRPAYTKGLEQSIIKNLVQLMIEKGIDVDSNWRHVELCWLFRNGSLILNS; translated from the coding sequence ATGGAATTAACTTTGGTTAATCTCcagaaaagatttgatcGAGTTGAGTCTGATGATTTTTCCCCTTTCTCAGTTTCGATTGCCGTAATTCTTCATGGATTCTCTCCAAGAGTTTCTATTTCTTCGACCCAATTATCTGATGATATTGCTAAGAGGTTCGGATTCAACAACATCCTCCAACTGATGCAGTACTTCCAAGATGATAATATTGATTCCACTCAAGAAGTCTCGATTCGCTTCATTGAATCAATATCAGATATGCCACTGCAATCATTTCAGACAAATGAAgaactctttgatttggagGAGTTTCATTCATCAATCTATGACATGCTAAAACTAATCGATCAACAGCTAGCAGAAACTGCAGTGGAAGCTGAGAGATCGAGATTGTATAAGTCTGTGTCTCTTagatttctttcaaaaatccTAGGTGGCCACACcctttcaaattttgaGACATTCTCCCACCCCAtatttcaattgtttgtATTAACGACTCAGGATGACTGCCAGAGTATTGGTGCACTCTACACCCAGTGGAAGGGTACCAAAGTGCCTTTTTGGGTAGATCTCAAGGAGATTAATCCACTTTGTATTATCATTGTTGACTTGAGTATTGAAACTGATTTTCAGCAGGGATTATGGTTACgggattctttgaaaaacaagTTTGGTCTAtcctctttgattttgagtttAAACCCGAATGATAAGACcaaaaatttgaatgaAACGACAATTAAAAGAAGTGTCTTTGCTTTTAGTTCACATCCAGAAATTATGATTATTCCAAAGACCTTACAGGAAGATATTCATGGCTTTTATAAGCATCTTACTACTAAAGTCGTTTTCCCATTCATGGAGAAAAAAGTAAATGAATGGCATGAAAACCTTATTgttccaagaaaaagtttcagCAATCGTTTTTGGAAAGGATCTAAGAGAAGCATTGAGACGTTCTCAGAACAGGAAAGGCAACAGggaattgatgaaaatggaTTCAATGCGGTGCAAGGATACTACCACCATAAATCTCAGGAATTCAAGATCAGGCGACTGGCAGACTGGTACTTCATGATGAGAGACTACAAAAAATCTTATACAACCTATGacttgttgaagaaagattttttgaaagataGATCGTGGACCTATTTGGCTTCGTTACAGGACTTCATGATTTTTTCCTTATTGATCGGAGCAAGTTCCAAGCAAGCATCCGTGCCGAATGAAGGCAACGGAAACACGGTGGGAATTACCAATAAAATTATCAACGATTTAATCCTTCCAACGATTGAAAACCTGCACTACACTTACCTTTCAAGATGTTCACTTAGAACTAATACCTTGAGATCTTGCATCCTGATGAGTGAACTATTCATTTCCATGGGAGAAGCTTTTATGAATGAGCTGTATCTTGTCCAATCAATTAAGTTACTAAGAAAGCTGCTTTCTATGAAAATTCTTCAAGGATCTGCTTTGGCGGTCATATACCAGCATATTTCCTTTGCCTATACCATTTATTCTCGCCCTTTGAACCATCAAGAAGTTAGTAGGCCCAGTGACAAGCTAAGAATAAAGAATATTGATATGGAAAAACTGGGACTTACTCGACATCGTAAGGCATCGTTGTGGCTACTTCTAGCAATCAAAATAATCGACCCATTTCAGAGACCTGCCTACACCAAGGGGTTAGAACAAAGCATAATCAAGAACTTGGTACAATTGATGATTGAAAAAGGGATTGATGTTGATTCTAATTGGAGACATGTTGAGCTGTGCTGGCTATTCAGAAATGGAAGTTTGATATTAAACTCTTAG
- a CDS encoding Component of the mannan polymerase I, with translation MFPGDFFLLFLLTRICGSHSAKAKKSFSIVNRISRVPVIIVVFLLLLLTWFYLKEHGIHNTGSKSDIHSTILQDMDQYRKLFEVDKQSIDKTEFYDLNLFEGTSTGVTNEEVILMLIPLRNAEDVLPFMFLNMMNMTYPHSLVDVAFLVSDCSSGDSTLATVSDFSLLLQNGTLLTHLQDLEGKYPGCTLPSSFLFKNFMKPGYGESILKAYSPPYHSEFEKPFRTVQIFQKDFGQAVGQGFNDRHDVKVQGIRRKLMGRARNWLLSAALKPYHSWVYWRDADIESSPGSVIQDLMKFRDQGFDVIIPNVWRPLPEFLGNEQPYDLNAWIESDAARELASSLDEDDVIVEGYAEYPTWRVHLAYLRSNEGNPDDIIDLDGVGGVSILARAELFRKGAHFSAFTFENHAETEAFGKMAKKMGFRVGGTPHYTLWHIYEPSVDDLKQMKHYKASENNKQ, from the coding sequence gttgtctttcttttgttATTATTGACCTGGttttatttgaaagaacatGGGATACACAACACTGGATCAAAAAGTGATATTCATTCTACTATACTTCAAGATATGGACCAATATCGCAAACTGTTTGAGGTAGATAAACAGAGTATCGATAAAACAGAGTTTTATGATCTGAATTTATTTGAGGGAACCTCAACGGGGGTGACCAATGAGGAGGTAATCCTGATGTTAATACCATTGCGAAACGCCGAAGACGTGCTTCCTTTCATGTTTCTGAACATGATGAATATGACCTATCCCCATTCTTTGGTTGATGTGGCATTTTTAGTTAGCGATTGTTCTAGTGGAGACTCTACATTGGCAACAGTCTCAGATTTCAGCTTGTTATTACAAAATGGAACACTGTTAACTCACCTTCAGGATTTAGAGGGAAAATATCCGGGATGTACACTCCCTTCGTCatttctgttcaaaaattttatGAAACCGGGATATGGAGAGTCTATTTTAAAGGCATATTCCCCTCCTTATCATtctgagtttgaaaaaccGTTTAGAACTGTccagatttttcaaaaagactTTGGTCAGGCAGTTGGCCAAGGATTCAACGACAGACATGATGTCAAGGTTCAGGGAATTAGACGTAAGCTGATGGGAAGGGCTAGAAATTGGTTGTTATCCGCCGCTTTGAAGCCTTATCATTCGTGGGTATATTGGAGAGATGCTGATATTGAGTCATCTCCAGGCAGCGTTATTCAAGATTTGATGAAGTTCCGAGATCAGGGGTTTGACGTTATTATACCTAATGTTTGGCGACCACTCCCAGAATTTCTCGGGAACGAGCAACCGTACGATTTGAATGCCTGGATAGAGTCTGATGCTGCCAGAGAATTAGCCTCTTCGCtagatgaagacgatgtTATAGTGGAAGGCTATGCCGAGTATCCAACCTGGAGAGTACACCTTGCTTATCTTAGGTCAAATGAGGGCAACCCTGATGATATCATAGATTTGGATGGTGTTGGGGGAGTGTCGATTCTGGCCAGAGCTGAACTTTTTAGAAAAGGTGCACACTTCAGCGCCTTTACCTTTGAAAACCATGCTGAAACAGAGGCTTTTGGAAAAATGGCTAAAAAGATGGGATTCAGAGTCGGAGGTACCCCACATTACACGTTATGGCATATTTATGAACCAAGTGTGGACGATCTAAAGCAAATGAAACACTACAAGGCAAGCGAAAATAATAAACAATAA